Proteins from one Microcaecilia unicolor chromosome 2, aMicUni1.1, whole genome shotgun sequence genomic window:
- the LOC115462881 gene encoding tetraspanin-36-like: MDCGVITSKTVLILISLIFWAAAAGLSYVGGYVISSYKNFDHFLEDKYTMVPAVIILAVAAVMFIIGLIGLCSTIRESRFGLGIFLFVILLIFAAEVAAFVLGLVFRGKVKPNVKKSVTQGIDNYDGKNPDSRAVDFLQEQLQCCGVTNYSDWESTLWFNSTGNQTVPQSCCRQDQRNCTGRLDEPQKLYTQGCEQKLETLLEQVLTYASLVILGFAIVKFFGMLSICVIMCRKKETGYQPLYSGTFA; encoded by the exons GCTGCAGCAGCTGGGCTGAGCTATGTGGGAGGATATGTTATCAGCTCCTACAAGAACTTTGACCACTTTCTGGAAGACAAGTACACCATGGTACCTGCTGTCATCATCCTGGCAGTCGCTGCTGTGATGTTCATCATTGGGCTTATAGGCCTCTGTTCCACAATCAGGGAATCTCGATTTGGTCTGGGAATT TTCCTGTTTgtcatcctgcttatttttgctgCGGAAGTGGCCGCCTTCGTTTTGGGACTGGTTTTCAGAGGAAAG GTCAAACCTAATGTTAAAAAGAGTGTGACGCAAGGCATCGATAATTATGATGGAAAAAATCCAGACAGCAGAGCTGTGGATTTCTTGCAAGAACAG TTGCAGTGTTGTGGTGTGACAAACTACAGTGACTGGGAAAGCACCTTATGGTTCAATTCCACTGGCAACCAGACTGTGCCTCAGAGCTGCTGCAGACAGGACCAGAGAAACTGCACCGGCCGCTTGGATGAGCCACAGAAACTCTATACACAA GGTTGTGAACAGAAACTGGAGACTTTGTTGGAACAAGTCCTTACCTATGCCAGTCTCGTCATCCTTGGGTTTGCCATTGTCAAG TTTTTTGGAATGCTGAGCATCTGCGTGATCATGTGTCGGAAGAAAGAAACTGGCTACCAGCCCCTCTACTCTGGAACCTTTGCCTGA